In Candidatus Omnitrophota bacterium, a genomic segment contains:
- a CDS encoding PilT/PilU family type 4a pilus ATPase yields MDIIDYLKMMIEKGASDMFYRAGGTVRMRIHGQVVNATDQVVSVDDIDLTFQKLISEEFREFFKKNLDLEFAYYCPELKHRFRVSIFRQRNWPSIVIRSIPSVIKGLEDLNLPAEVLKKLVMERRGLILLTGTMGSGKSTTIASIIEYININSHKHILTLEEPIECTFQDKNSIVNQREIGKDVMSYPTALRSFTLQSPDVIYIGNIRDTETMAAAITIAETGVLVLSTLHTVNASQTVERIVNFFPPHQQPQVCSQLASLLKGVISLRLIPLKDGSGRVPAAEVMLLTPTISRLIRENKAVNMAKYIEEGEVFGMQSFEQALVKMVNAGKITEEQAVSFADNKDDFALALKGIKTR; encoded by the coding sequence TTGGATATAATAGATTATTTGAAGATGATGATTGAGAAGGGCGCCTCGGATATGTTTTACCGCGCCGGGGGCACTGTGCGCATGCGCATTCACGGACAGGTGGTCAATGCTACCGATCAGGTCGTTTCAGTGGATGATATCGACCTTACCTTCCAGAAGCTTATTTCCGAGGAATTCCGGGAATTTTTCAAGAAAAATCTCGACCTGGAATTCGCTTATTATTGCCCGGAATTAAAACACCGTTTTCGCGTGAGCATCTTTCGCCAGCGCAATTGGCCGTCGATCGTTATCCGCAGCATCCCTTCGGTGATAAAAGGGCTGGAGGACCTGAATCTCCCGGCGGAGGTGCTTAAGAAACTGGTAATGGAGCGCCGGGGACTGATCCTTTTGACCGGGACCATGGGCTCGGGAAAGTCCACTACCATCGCCAGTATTATTGAGTACATCAATATAAACAGCCATAAGCATATACTTACCCTGGAAGAGCCGATAGAATGCACGTTCCAGGATAAGAATTCCATAGTCAATCAGCGGGAAATCGGCAAGGATGTGATGTCTTATCCCACGGCCTTGCGTTCATTCACCCTGCAAAGCCCGGATGTGATATATATAGGCAACATCCGCGATACCGAGACAATGGCGGCGGCTATCACGATCGCCGAGACAGGCGTGCTGGTGTTGAGCACTCTGCACACGGTGAACGCCTCTCAGACAGTGGAAAGGATCGTTAACTTTTTCCCCCCGCATCAACAGCCCCAGGTTTGTTCCCAACTGGCTTCGCTTTTAAAAGGGGTGATATCCCTGCGGTTGATCCCGTTAAAGGACGGCTCGGGCAGGGTCCCCGCCGCGGAGGTTATGCTGCTTACCCCGACCATAAGCCGGCTTATCCGCGAGAACAAAGCGGTGAATATGGCTAAATATATTGAAGAGGGCGAGGTTTTCGGTATGCAGTCTTTTGAACAGGCGCTGGTAAAAATGGTCAATGCCGGTAAGATCACCGAGGAACAAGCAGTAAGCTTCGCCGATAATAAAGATGATTTCGCCCTGGCTTTAAAAGGGATAAAAACGAGATAA
- a CDS encoding MGMT family protein, which translates to MTAWAWKVCKIIMGIPFGQVRTYKWVAARAGKPGAARAAGQALKNNPYLLIIPCHRVIKSDNSPGGYALGRERKRALLASEKALLKCIGNRRY; encoded by the coding sequence ATGACCGCCTGGGCCTGGAAAGTATGCAAAATAATAATGGGTATCCCTTTCGGCCAGGTGCGCACATACAAATGGGTGGCTGCCAGGGCGGGGAAACCGGGTGCAGCCAGGGCCGCAGGGCAGGCGCTTAAAAACAATCCGTATCTACTGATTATCCCCTGCCACCGGGTAATAAAAAGCGACAATAGCCCGGGAGGTTATGCCCTGGGCAGGGAACGCAAAAGAGCGCTTTTGGCTTCAGAAAAGGCGCTGTTAAAGTGCATAGGGAACAGAAGATATTAA
- a CDS encoding excinuclease ABC subunit UvrC gives MNDKGNLRAKVDSLPDLPGVYIYKDAAGEIIYIGKAKSLKKRVQSYFSRFLSAKTQAMVAKIAGLEHILTPTESQAQLLEAALIKEKQPQYNISLKDDKSFPLIRISGEDFPVVSICRQKSRADNDSASYFGPYTSAQLLRQALKVIRQVFGFRSCKSMPKIPCLYYRLKLCPGPCADKVSRKDYQGIIEDIRMFLDSRYEKLIYNLALKMERFSKERKFEDAGRIRDQISALSAIAKGGFAPGNEEMEDLKKISGIKDLPLRIEGFDISNISGKEACGSMVSFYKGSPDKDNYRRFRIKTVSGIDDYSMLREAVRRRYSRLKEEKRDLPDLVLIDGGKQHFLAAEDELRKLGLDLALISIAKKEENIYTKRGSEVLKMRLDSPGLNLIRRVRDEAHRFALKYHHLLHKKKILE, from the coding sequence GACGCCGCCGGAGAGATTATTTATATCGGCAAAGCCAAATCCCTAAAAAAAAGGGTGCAGTCTTATTTTAGCCGTTTTCTTTCCGCCAAGACCCAGGCAATGGTCGCCAAAATAGCCGGCTTGGAGCATATCCTTACTCCCACTGAATCACAGGCGCAGTTGTTGGAAGCGGCGTTGATAAAGGAGAAACAGCCGCAGTATAATATCAGCCTTAAAGACGACAAGTCATTCCCTTTGATCCGGATATCAGGCGAGGATTTTCCGGTGGTCTCCATCTGCCGGCAGAAATCCCGGGCTGATAATGATAGCGCTTCGTACTTCGGCCCGTATACCAGCGCCCAGCTCTTGCGCCAGGCGTTAAAGGTCATCCGCCAGGTATTCGGTTTCCGTTCCTGCAAGAGTATGCCGAAAATCCCCTGTCTTTATTACCGGCTGAAACTTTGCCCCGGGCCCTGCGCGGATAAGGTCAGCCGAAAAGATTACCAAGGTATCATTGAAGATATCCGCATGTTTTTGGATTCCCGGTATGAAAAACTGATATATAACCTAGCTTTGAAAATGGAGCGCTTTTCAAAAGAAAGAAAGTTCGAGGATGCCGGCCGGATCCGCGACCAGATTTCCGCCTTGAGCGCAATTGCTAAAGGCGGCTTCGCCCCGGGGAATGAAGAGATGGAGGATCTGAAGAAAATATCCGGGATCAAGGATCTGCCCTTGCGCATAGAGGGTTTCGACATATCCAATATCTCAGGCAAAGAGGCCTGCGGCTCAATGGTCAGTTTCTATAAGGGCTCCCCGGATAAAGATAATTACCGCAGGTTCAGGATCAAAACTGTTTCTGGAATAGATGATTACAGCATGCTCCGGGAAGCGGTCCGGCGCAGGTACAGCCGGTTAAAAGAGGAAAAAAGGGATTTGCCCGACCTGGTCCTGATTGACGGCGGGAAACAACATTTTCTGGCTGCTGAAGACGAGTTAAGAAAGCTTGGGCTGGACCTCGCGCTGATAAGCATAGCGAAAAAAGAAGAGAACATTTATACTAAGCGAGGTTCAGAGGTCCTAAAGATGAGATTGGACAGCCCCGGACTTAACCTTATCCGCAGGGTGAGGGATGAGGCGCATAGGTTCGCCTTGAAATACCACCACCTTTTGCATAAGAAAAAAATCCTGGAATAA